A section of the Pan paniscus chromosome 7, NHGRI_mPanPan1-v2.0_pri, whole genome shotgun sequence genome encodes:
- the LPL gene encoding lipoprotein lipase yields MESKALLVLTLAVWLQSLTASRGGVAAADQRRDFIDIESKFALRTPEDTAEDTCHLIPGVAESVATCHFNHSSKTFMVIHGWTVTGMYESWVPKLVAALYKREPDSNVIVVDWLSRAQQHYPVSAGYTKLVGQDVARFINWMEEEFNYPLDNVHLLGYSLGAHAAGIAGSLTNKKVNRITGLDPAGPNFEYAEAPSRLSPDDADFVDVLHTFTRGSPGRSIGIQKPVGHVDIYPNGGTFQPGCNIGEAIRVIAERGLGDVDQLVKCSHERSIHLFIDSLLNEENPSKAYRCSSKEAFEKGLCLSCRKNRCNNLGYEINKVRAKRSSKMYLKTRSQMPYKVFHYQVKIHFSGTESETHTNQAFEISLYGTVAESENIPFTLPEVSTNKTYSFLIYTEVDIGELLMLKLKWKSDSYFSWSDWWSSPGFAIQKIRVKAGETQKKVIFCSREKVSHLQKGKAPAVFVKCHDKSLNKKSG; encoded by the exons AAAGAAGAGATTTTATTGACATTGAAAGTAAATTTGCCCTAAGGACCCCTGAAGACACAGCTGAGGACACTTGCCACCTCATTCCCGGAGTAGCAGAGTCCGTGGCTACCTGTCATTTCAATCACAGCAGCAAAACCTTCATGGTGATCCATGGCTGGACG GTAACAGGAATGTATGAGAGTTGGGTGCCAAAACTTGTGGCCGCCCTGTACAAGAGAGAACCAGACTCCAACGTCATTGTGGTGGACTGGCTGTCACGGGCTCAGCAGCATTACCCAGTGTCCGCGGGCTACACCAAACTGGTGGGACAGGATGTGGCCCGGTTTATCAACTGGATGGAG GAGGAGTTTAACTACCCTCTGGACAATGTCCATCTCTTGGGATACAGCCTTGGAGCCCATGCTGCTGGCATTGCAGGAAGTCTGACCAATAAGAAAGTCAACAGAATTACTG GCCTCGATCCAGCTGGACCTAACTTTGAGTATGCAGAAGCCCCGAGTCGCCTTTCTCCTGATGATGCAGATTTTGTAGATGTCTTACACACATTCACCAGAGGGTCCCCTGGTCGAAGCATTGGAATCCAGAAACCAGTTGGGCATGTTGACATTTACCCGAATGGAGGTACTTTTCAGCCAGGATGTAACATTGGAGAAGCTATCCGCGTGATTGCAGAGAGAGGACTTGGAG ATGTGGACCAGCTAGTGAAGTGCTCCCACGAGCGCTCCATTCATCTCTTCATCGACTCTCTGTTGAATGAAGAAAATCCAAGTAAGGCCTACAGGTGCAGTTCCAAGGAAGCCTTTGAGAAAGGGCTCTGCTTGAGTTGTAGAAAGAACCGCTGCAACAATCTGGGCTATGAGATCAATAAAGTCAGAGCCAAAAGAAGCAGCAAAATGTACCTGAAGACTCGTTCTCAGATGCCCTACAAAG TCTTCCATTACCAAGTAAAGATTCATTTTTCTGGGACTGAGAGTGAAACCCATACCAACCAGGCCTTTGAGATTTCTCTGTATGGCACCGTGGCCGAGAGTGAGAACATCCCATTCACTCT GCCTGAAGTTTCCACAAATAAGACATACTCCTTCCTAATTTACACAGAGGTAGATATTGGAGAACTACTCATGTTGAAGCTCAAATGGAAGAGTGATTCATACTTTAGCTGGTCAGACTGGTGGAGCAGTCCTGGCTTCGCCATTCAGAAGATCAGAGTAAAAGCAGGAGAGACTCagaaaaa GGTGATCTTCTGTTCTAGGGAGAAAGTGTCTCATTTGCAGAAAGGAAAGGCACCTGCGGTATTTGTGAAATGCCATGACAAGTCTCTGAATAAGAAGTCAGGCTG A